A genomic stretch from Coffea arabica cultivar ET-39 chromosome 10c, Coffea Arabica ET-39 HiFi, whole genome shotgun sequence includes:
- the LOC113713352 gene encoding uncharacterized protein isoform X3 has product MGSKAKAMGSGLTPLLATVLVVFVALGLPSQTAADDHYKYSSPPPPYHYPSPPPPVHIPPPHPVYKYKSPPPPPPHPVYKYKSPPPPPHPVPHPVYKYKSPPPPPHPVPHPVYKYKSPPPPPHPVPHPVYKYKSPPPPPHPVYKYKSPPPPPHPVYKYKSPPPPPHPVPHPVYHYKSPPPPPHPVPHPVYHYKSPPPPHPVYKYESPPPPVYKYKSPPPPPPVYKYKSPPPPPPVYHYKSPPPPPPVYKYKSPPPPHHY; this is encoded by the exons ATGGgaagcaaagcaaaagcaatgGGGTCTGGGCTGACTCCTCTTCTTGCCACTGTTTTAGTGGTGTTTGTTGCTCTTGGCTTGCCCTCACAAACTGCAGCTGATGATCACTACAAGTATtcatctcctcctcctccttacCACTATCcctcaccaccaccaccagtgCATATACCTCCACCTCATCCTGTTTACAAGTACAAATCTCCACCACCCCCACCACCACACCCAGTTTACAAGTATaagtcaccaccaccac ctcctcatCCGGTACCACACCCAGTTTACAAGTATaagtcaccaccaccacctcctcatCCGGTACCACACCCAGTTTACAAGTATAAGTCTCCTCCACCACCTCCTCATCCGGTACCACACCCAGTTTACAAGTATaagtcaccaccaccacctcctcatCCGGTATACAAGTATAAGTCTCCTCCGCCACCACCACACCCAGTTTACAAGTATaagtcaccaccaccacctcctcatCCGGTGCCACACCCAGTTTACCACTACaagtcaccaccaccacctcctcatCCGGTACCACACCCAGTTTACCACTACAAGTCACCACCACCTCCTCACCCAGTTTACAAATACGAGTCTCCACCACCACCAGTTTATAAGTACAAgtcaccaccacctcctccaccAGTTTACAAGTATAAatctcctccaccaccaccaccagttTACCACTACAAGTCTCCACCACCTCCTCCCCCAGTTTACAAATACAAGTCTCCACCACCTCCTCACCACTACTAA
- the LOC140015997 gene encoding uncharacterized protein, which yields MNKEITGIKICKDSPMVSHLFFADDSLLCCQATKQEARKVKSILERYGQASGQVVNFEKSAIFYSKNTTDQRKNGVREVLDNIKEARNGTYLGLPMAIGRSKTQVFAFVQNKISNKLQGWKQKLLSQGGKEILVKSVIMAMPTYVMACFRLPRGLCRQITGKIASFWWGKGEKGTCVHWASWKKLSEVKGRGGLGFRDLEAFNTALLAKQIWRFLMAPNLLVSKVMKAKYMSDEKWMDKKPVSSASWCWKSIHSAASFLYDGLWKRIGDGKSVNMWRDRWIVGSDTGFASTTQPVGCKLEWVSELIEEGKWKNDLLLKWFCAKDAEHIKGIPTSIGRRKDRLVWGHSKAGIYSVKSGYALARQREGKAGTRTGQEAETSWEIRKRNVWKQLWHLKVKAKLKHFMWKCLQNCLPVNEQMSKRLHRGEGRCGCCGEDMETIEHLFFFCEKAVETWKLAPVRWDGLLGMQYNFWLWWEQVTQSLALNQGQERVSLTINILWQIWKARNKKFFEQANQDPVKIVRKAQEEWLEFEQVGSTDQKEIAGKLNDALPTRRVRPRKEEIRLYTDAAISAKRVRTGQGIIARNWKGQLLKAKGIVTQGKGSASEVEARAVRNALLMATQAGWTQIIVHTDCKSVVEQITKRKEYDYTTATILEDVQELSLAFEKCSFVFIPRTENHISHQLAQYAVKLVHDIEWETNFPIWLTDLARTELRFVLIEIRFIMRKLIYWLSVITSKTWIQLLSSDEEEEENCSSNGRVEVETCRLVVVGNCKLEEVETCKQVVVMTCTLEEVVEETCIYKLVVVEICQLEEVVEVICILEEVVVVTYILGEAVGETYKLVVVGVNALEVVVRNNRKVVVETCKLEEVTCKLVVEVHAQEVVVRNNGKVVAETCKLVVVGVNALEVVVRNNGKVVEVTCKLEEVVEVTCKLVVVAKLLSFL from the exons ATGAACAAGGAAATTACAGGGATCAAAATATGCAAGGACAGTCCGATGGTTTCTCACCTATTTTTTGCAGATGATTCTCTACTATGCTGCCAAGCAACCAAGCAGGAGGCGAGGAAGGTCAAAAGCATATTGGAAAGATATGGTCAAGCATCCGGACAGGTGGTGAATTTTGAAAAGTCAGCTATCTTCTATAGCAAAAATACCACTGATCAAAGGAAGAATGGAGTGAGGGAGGTATTAGATAACATTAAAGAGGCAAGGAATGGAACCTACCTAGGACTCCCAATGGCAATTGGAAGATCAAAGACACAGGTCTTTGCATTTGTCCAGAACAAAATTAGTAACAAGTTGCAAGGTTGGAAACAAAAACTGTTGAGCCAAGGAGGGAAAGAAATTCTGGTCAAATCAGTGATTATGGCTATGCCAACATATGTGATGGCTTGCTTTAGACTTCCAAGGGGTTTGTGTAGACAAATCACAGGTAAAATAGCGAGTTTCTGGTGGGGGAAGGGAGAAAAGGGTACCTGTGTACATTGGGCAAGCTGGAAGAAGCTCTCAGAAGTTAAGGGAAGAGGAGGTTTAGGCTTTAGAGATTTGGAGGCCTTCAACACAGCATTACTGGCAAAACAAATTTGGAGATTCTTAATGGCTCCaaatttgttagtaagtaaggTAATGAAGGCGAAGTATATGAGTGATGAAAAATGGATGGACAAGAAGCCAGTCTCTTCAGCCTCATGGTGTTGGAAGAGTATTCATAGTGCAGCCTCCTTTCTGTATGATGGTCTTTGGAAAAGAATTGGAGATGGCAAGTCAGTCAACATGTGGCGGGACAGATGGATAGTTGGTTCAGATACCGGCTTTGCATCAACCACACAACCTGTGGGATGCAAGTTGGAATGGGTAAGTGAGCTGATAGAGGAAGGGAAATGGAAAAATGATTTGCTTCTCAAGTGGTTTTGTGCAAAAGATGCAGAGCACATAAAGGGAATTCCAACAAGTATAGGAAGAAGAAAGGATAGGTTGGTATGGGGGCATTCCAAAGCTGGAATTTATAGCGTGAAATCTGGTTATGCTTTAGCAAGGCAACGGGAAGGAAAAGCAGGTACAAGGACAGGCCAAGAGGCAGAAACAAGTTGGGAGATACGAAAACGAAATGTGTGGAAGCAGCTATGGCATTTGAAGGTGAAGGCCAAACTAAAACACTTCATGTGGAAGTGCTTACAAAATTGTCTGCCAGTCAATGAACAGATGTCGAAAAGGCTACATAGAGGGGAAGGCAGATGTGGTTGCTGTGGTGAAGATATGGAAACTATTGagcatttgtttttcttctgtGAAAAGGCTGTGGAAACGTGGAAGCTAGCACCGGTCAGGTGGGATGGATTACTGGGTATGCAATATAACTTTTGGTTATGGTGGGAACAAGTCACACAATCGCTGGCACTGAACCAAGGTCAGGAGAGAGTTAGTCTTACTATCAATATCCTTTGGCAAATTTGGAAAGCCaggaacaaaaaattttttgaacaaGCCAACCAGGATCCAGTAAAAATAGTAAGGAAAGCACAGGAGGAATGGCTTGAGTTTGAACAGGTAGGGAGTACAGACCAGAAGGAGATCGCAGGGAAGCTGAATGATGCCTTACCTACCAGGAGAGTGCGGCCAAGGAAGGAAGAGATAAGGCTGTATACCGATGCAGCGATATCAGCTAAACGAGTCAGGACCGGACAAGGGATTATAGCAAGAAATTGGAAAGGACAGCTTTTGAAAGCAAAAGGAATTGTCACACAGGGAAAGGGATCGGCAAGTGAAGTGGAAGCTCGGGCTGTGAGAAATGCTCTGCTGATGGCTACCCAAGCAGGTTGGACACAAATTATAGTCCATACAGACTGCAAATCAGTGGTAGAGCAGATTACTAAACGCAAGGAGTATGACTACACGACTGCAACTATCTTAGAAGATGTGCAGGAACTTAGTCTAGCTTTTGAAAAATGTTCTTTTGTGTTTATACCTAGAACTGAaaatcacatcagccatcaattAGCACAATATGCTGTGAAGCTTGTACATGATATTGAATGGGAAACTAATTTCCCAATATGGCTGACTGATTTAGCTAGGACAGAGTTGAGG TTTGTCTTGATAGAGATAAGGTTTATCATGCGAAAGTTAATTTATTGGTTAAGCGTTATTACCTCAAAAACTTGGATACAATTGCTTAGTAGTgacgaggaggaggaggagaattGTAGTAGTAATGGTAGGGTGGAGGTGGAGACTTGTAGATTGGTGGTGGTGGGGAACTGTAAACTGGAGGAGGTGGAGACTTGTAAGCAGGTGGTGGTGATGACTTGTACACTGGAGGAGGTAGTGGAGGAGACTTGTATTTATAAATTGGTGGTGGTGGAGATTTGTCAACtggaggaggtggtggaggtGATTTGTATActggaggaggtggtggtggtgacttATATACTAGGGGAGGCGGTGGGGGAGACTTATAAATTGGTGGTGGTGGGGGTGAATGCACTGGAGGTGGTGGTGAGGAATAATCGTAAGGTGGTGGTGGAGACTTGTAAACTGGAGGAGGTGACTTGTAAATTGGTGGTGGAGGTGCATGCACAGGAGGTGGTGGTGAGGAATAATGGTAAGGTGGTGGCGGAGACTTGTAAACTGGTGGTGGTGGGGGTGAATGCACTGGAGGTGGTGGTGAGGAATAATGGCAAGGTGGTGGAGGTGACTTGTAAACtggaggaggtggtggaggtGACTTGTAAACTGGTGGTGGTCGCgaaacttctttcttttctctaa